A genome region from Deinococcus sp. KNUC1210 includes the following:
- a CDS encoding VOC family protein, translating to MKLNHINLGVTDVPTAVEIFERYFGLKQAEGMPRNDNMTFLHDDGGSLISVFKSKDVSYPKVFHIGFLQDTPEQVRAIHAELTAGGYQIAGPSENHGRLTFYFNTPFGVIVEVESFLG from the coding sequence TTGAAACTCAACCACATCAATCTGGGCGTAACCGACGTTCCTACCGCTGTCGAGATTTTCGAGCGTTACTTTGGCCTCAAGCAGGCAGAAGGCATGCCCCGCAACGACAACATGACCTTTCTGCACGATGACGGCGGTTCTCTGATCTCTGTCTTCAAAAGCAAGGACGTGTCTTACCCGAAAGTCTTTCACATCGGCTTTTTGCAGGACACGCCCGAGCAGGTGCGGGCCATTCACGCCGAACTGACGGCAGGTGGCTACCAGATTGCAGGCCCGAGTGAAAATCATGGACGCCTGACCTTCTATTTCAATACACCATTCGGCGTCATCGTCGAAGTCGAATCGTTTCTCGGATAA